A window from Festucalex cinctus isolate MCC-2025b chromosome 12, RoL_Fcin_1.0, whole genome shotgun sequence encodes these proteins:
- the LOC144031727 gene encoding B2 bradykinin receptor-like, protein MDLHTTRIPELNATVTVRYQNDTVIQNCLDLDVWDALTNSQTVYLGVVVALGIVLNAFVLLVFCLHKKPCTVAEIYLSNLAAADLLTVFCLIFWVVNIANGFIWPFGVPMCKMVNAGLKMNAYCSIYSLVLVSIDRYVALVHPMSHGRMRRPKYAKLGCLLVWGFSLFLSTPTLVFRAVDYVPQFDVHACLLVFPSHTVELLCDTMLIIFSFLVPITIISFCTVKIIRALSKRSIERFNTEKSEQKATTLVLVVLVAFLVCWIPFHIVTILDLLRIAGVMQGCHLEAGIDLSKQFVGYLAFFNSILNPILYVIVGKNFRKKAQEMCKQWHVTSMTTASTRSNTSATLKTFA, encoded by the exons ATGGATCTTCACACTACAAG GATCCCCGAGCTGAACGCCACGGTGACAGTCCGATACCAAAACGACACGGTAATCCAGAACTGCCTGGATCTCGACGTATGGGACGCGCTGACCAACAGCCAGACCGTCTACTTGGGGGTGGTGGTCGCGCTGGGAATCGTGCTGAACGCCTTCGTGCTGCTGGTCTTCTGCCTTCACAAGAAGCCGTGCACGGTGGCCGAAATCTACCTGAGCAACCTGGCGGCCGCCGACCTCCTCACGGTGTTCTGTCTTATCTTCTGGGTGGTCAACATCGCCAACGGTTTCATCTGGCCTTTCGGCGTGCCCATGTGCAAAATGGTCAACGCGGGCCTCAAGATGAACGCGTACTGCAGCATCTACTCGCTGGTTCTGGTGAGCATCGATCGCTACGTGGCGCTGGTCCACCCCATGTCGCACGGGCGAATGCGCCGACCCAAGTATGCCAAACTGGGCTGTCTGCTGGTGTGGGGCTTCAGCTTGTTCCTGTCCACACCCACGTTGGTCTTTCGGGCGGTGGACTACGTCCCGCAATTTGACGTGCACGCCTGCCTCTTGGTTTTCCCGAGCCACACGGTCGAGCTGCTGTGCGACACGATGCTAATTATCTTTAGCTTCCTCGTCCCGATCACCATCATCTCATTCTGCACCGTCAAGATCATCCGGGCGCTAAGCAAGCGCTCGATCGAGAGGTTCAACACCGAGAAGAGTGAGCAGAAGGCCACCACGCTGGTGCTGGTGGTGCTGGTCGCCTTCCTGGTCTGCTGGATCCCGTTTCACATCGTCACCATCCTGGATTTGCTCAGAATAGCCGGCGTGATGCAAGGGTGTCATCTGGAGGCCGGCATTGACCTTTCCAAACAGTTTGTTGGCTACTTGGCTTTCTTCAACAGTATCCTCAACCCCATCTTGTATGTCATCGTTGGGAAAAACTTCCGGAAAAAGGCTCAGGAAATGTGCAAGCAGTGGCACGTCACTAGCATGACGACAGCGTCCACGCGTTCAAACACGTCGGCAACACTGAAGACGTTTGCATAA
- the LOC144031965 gene encoding B2 bradykinin receptor-like, with translation MEPVTLQAEACQWCENSTLSQALASVEMVTVRAIVPPYIISVSVLGLALNAFVLCVFLAHRDRLTVAEVYLANLALADLALLCGLPFWAANILNNFHWRYGDALCKMVNCVMTVNLYTSIYTLVMIGVDRYLAIVRTMKAKWLRRTRYAKAICVVLWVFGLSLSMPTMLHRKVIYFEEMQMTACMLDYSHDSSWKVANQVLLNIVGFLVPALVIVSSSCAIVKALRQRKESVGLRDVNDTKASVLLYAVTLLFILCWGPYQVFTFIDTLCDVHVLDVKTWSRALDVGGQVSVYLGVLNSALNPVLYVLSGQYFWKKVSAIYRRARRNRRGSDMTAYQRSVVSTYVNRPEQIKPVVI, from the coding sequence ATGGAGCCAGTGACCCTTCAAGCAGAAGCATGTCAGTGGTGCGAAAACAGCACCCTTTCACAGGCTCTCGCATCTGTGGAGATGGTCACCGTGCGCGCCATCGTCCCGCCATACATCATCAGCGTGTCCGTGCTGGGCCTCGCCTTGAACGCCTTCGTCCTGTGCGTGTTCCTCGCGCACAGGGACCGCCTGACGGTGGCCGAGGTCTACCTGGCCAACCTGGCTTTGGCCGACTTGGCCCTCCTGTGCGGCCTCCCCTTCTGGGCCGCCAACATCCTCAACAATTTCCACTGGCGGTACGGCGACGCCTTGTGCAAGATGGTCAACTGCGTGATGACGGTGAACCTCTACACCAGCATCTACACGCTGGTCATGATCGGCGTGGACCGCTACCTGGCCATCGTGAGGACCATGAAGGCCAAGTGGCTGCGACGGACGCGCTACGCCAAAGCCATCTGCGTGGTCCTCTGGGTTTTCGGCCTCTCGCTCAGCATGCCGACCATGCTGCACAGAAAGGTGATTTACTTTGAAGAAATGCAGATGACAGCCTGCATGTTGGACTACAGCCACGATAGCTCATGGAAGGTAGCCAACCAGGTTTTACTGAACATCGTTGGCTTCCTTGTCCCAGCTCTGGTGATCGTCTCCAGCAGCTGCGCCATCGTCAAGGCTTTGCGGCAGAGAAAGGAGAGCGTAGGTCTTCGGGACGTGAATGACACAAAAGCTTCAGTTCTGTTGTACGCCGTCACTCTGCTGTTCATCCTTTGCTGGGGGCCCTACCAGGTCTTCACCTTCATCGACACCCTGTGCGACGTCCACGTACTAGACGTCAAAACGTGGTCCCGCGCTCTGGACGTCGGCGGACAGGTCTCGGTCTATCTCGGAGTCCTCAACAGCGCTCTCAACCCCGTGCTCTACGTCCTCTCCGGGCAAtacttctggaagaaagttagTGCTATCTATAGAAGGGCTCGCCGTAATCGCAGAGGATCAGACATGACCGCCTATCAGCGCTCTGTCGTGTCAACTTACGTTAACAGACCTGAGCAGATTAAGCCTGTTGTCATATAG